One window of the Elusimicrobiota bacterium genome contains the following:
- a CDS encoding permease — MLDFIYSLLVAGIKALIEYVSAHVLTCLVPAFFIAGAMTALLPKEQIMRYLGKDVPKYKAYPLSVLAGLLLAVCSCTILPLFAGIKQKGAGTGPALAFLYTAPATNIMAILFTGSVLGWQFAVSRIILSVIFAVLIGIIISAIFQKEDVEEEKNATQAVSREQVQDTKTLPFFQRYRLLLFFVTLVSILIVGTRVAGIARYFGIAVLILIQAVSAILLFTKEEVYAWLSETWFFTKKIFPLLLGGIFIAGVLTALLPQDFLATFMGTNTVSANLIAVLFGVFMYFPTLVEVPMAKMFLGLGMAKGPLLAYLLADPVISLASILVVRKYLGNKRTAVYVGLIIVFTTISGLIYGTIVR, encoded by the coding sequence ATGCTAGATTTTATTTATAGCCTGTTAGTTGCAGGTATCAAAGCGTTGATAGAATATGTTTCTGCGCATGTGCTTACATGCCTGGTCCCCGCATTTTTTATTGCAGGTGCAATGACTGCGCTTCTGCCGAAAGAACAAATTATGCGGTACCTCGGGAAAGATGTTCCAAAGTATAAAGCCTATCCTCTATCCGTTCTCGCGGGCTTGCTTTTAGCGGTATGTTCCTGCACAATACTTCCCCTATTTGCGGGGATAAAACAAAAAGGTGCGGGGACCGGCCCGGCGTTAGCGTTTCTATATACCGCTCCTGCGACGAATATAATGGCAATCCTTTTTACCGGTAGTGTTTTAGGGTGGCAGTTCGCGGTTTCAAGGATAATATTATCCGTAATATTTGCTGTCCTGATAGGCATAATAATATCTGCGATATTTCAAAAAGAAGATGTTGAAGAAGAAAAAAATGCTACCCAAGCGGTTTCCAGGGAACAAGTTCAGGACACAAAAACACTTCCGTTCTTTCAGAGATACAGGTTGTTACTGTTTTTTGTCACGCTCGTATCTATTCTTATTGTAGGAACACGGGTAGCTGGTATAGCGAGGTATTTTGGAATAGCGGTACTGATATTAATTCAAGCAGTATCAGCCATATTACTTTTTACAAAAGAAGAGGTTTATGCCTGGCTTTCAGAAACATGGTTTTTTACAAAAAAAATATTCCCGCTTCTTCTGGGCGGAATATTTATTGCCGGGGTTTTGACTGCGCTTTTACCACAGGACTTTCTTGCAACATTTATGGGTACAAACACGGTCTCAGCGAACCTTATTGCCGTACTATTCGGTGTGTTTATGTATTTCCCTACACTGGTAGAAGTTCCAATGGCAAAAATGTTCTTAGGGTTAGGAATGGCGAAAGGGCCGTTACTGGCATACTTGCTTGCAGATCCGGTGATATCGCTGGCAAGTATTCTTGTGGTACGAAAGTATTTGGGGAATAAGAGAACAGCTGTTTATGTAGGGTTAATCATTGTATTCACAACTATTTCAGGGTTGATCTACGGCACGATTGTTAGGTAA
- a CDS encoding metalloregulator ArsR/SmtB family transcription factor, whose product MNYINVFKALSDITRLRLLYVLVSAKNELCICEIMDVIGIKPYHASRCMKELKNAGLVTERKDGRFVFYKVDNKNGSFTANLYRLLASLPSSEFREDIERMKKRIALRKNGKVIVTMKGCKC is encoded by the coding sequence ATGAACTATATCAATGTATTCAAAGCATTATCTGATATAACAAGGTTGCGGTTACTTTATGTTCTTGTCAGCGCAAAGAATGAACTGTGTATCTGCGAGATTATGGACGTCATAGGAATAAAACCGTACCACGCATCACGGTGTATGAAAGAACTTAAAAATGCTGGGTTGGTGACCGAAAGAAAAGACGGACGGTTTGTGTTCTATAAAGTTGATAATAAAAATGGCAGTTTTACCGCAAACCTTTACCGTTTACTCGCATCACTGCCATCCTCCGAATTCCGGGAAGATATTGAGAGAATGAAGAAACGGATTGCACTACGGAAAAACGGGAAAGTTATTGTAACGATGAAGGGATGTAAATGCTAG